Proteins from a genomic interval of Haloprofundus salinisoli:
- a CDS encoding acyltransferase → MTQRDKHGETEEIRRAAEGPPVELGSDADVHETAVLGHPHGNASEPTVLGEGATVRAGTIIYQDVVAGDGLNTGHNALIRELTTLGDDVLVGTNTVIDGQTEIGSNVSLQTNVYIPTGTTIGDRVFVGPAATLTNDPYPIRKEVDLAGPTLEDDVSIGANATILPGVTVGEGAFVAAGAVVTEDVPPRTLAVGAPAKHRALPENLQGRNLLE, encoded by the coding sequence ATGACACAAAGAGACAAACACGGCGAAACGGAGGAGATACGCCGCGCAGCCGAAGGGCCCCCTGTCGAGCTCGGGTCGGACGCAGATGTCCACGAGACCGCAGTTTTGGGCCACCCGCACGGCAACGCGTCGGAACCGACTGTGTTGGGCGAGGGTGCGACCGTACGTGCGGGCACCATCATCTATCAGGACGTCGTCGCCGGAGACGGGCTCAACACGGGTCACAACGCGTTGATCCGGGAACTCACGACGCTCGGCGACGACGTGCTCGTCGGCACGAACACGGTCATCGACGGGCAGACCGAGATCGGCTCGAACGTGAGCCTCCAGACGAACGTGTACATCCCGACTGGGACCACCATCGGAGACCGCGTCTTCGTCGGTCCCGCGGCGACGCTGACGAACGACCCCTACCCGATTCGTAAGGAGGTCGACCTCGCCGGCCCGACGTTGGAAGACGACGTCTCCATCGGCGCGAACGCAACGATTCTTCCCGGTGTTACCGTCGGTGAGGGAGCGTTCGTCGCCGCGGGTGCAGTCGTTACGGAAGACGTTCCGCCGCGAACGCTCGCAGTCGGTGCACCCGCGAAACACCGGGCCCTGCCGGAGAATCTTCAGGGACGTAACTTACTCGAATGA
- a CDS encoding DUF7344 domain-containing protein produces MTSAPSGGLTQGELFDTLCNQRRLGIIRHLRANGGASELSPLVDHVAAAENDKQPDELARAERRRVYISLYQTHLPMLEERGIIEWDRSDNVVSLRPSSNVEKYLGHGAESKAPWHVGYLLASVFGMGLLLLQILRIAPFDGFSLSWTLAVVSATVLGVVVTRYALERPPRTPITP; encoded by the coding sequence ATGACTAGCGCGCCGTCCGGTGGACTCACGCAGGGTGAGTTGTTCGACACGCTCTGCAACCAGCGTCGGCTCGGCATTATCCGTCACCTTCGGGCCAACGGCGGTGCCTCGGAGCTGAGTCCTCTCGTCGATCACGTCGCTGCCGCCGAAAACGACAAGCAACCAGACGAACTCGCCCGCGCGGAGCGCCGGCGCGTCTACATCTCGCTGTATCAGACGCATCTGCCGATGCTCGAAGAGCGCGGAATCATCGAGTGGGACCGTTCGGACAACGTCGTCTCGCTTCGGCCAAGCAGCAACGTCGAGAAGTATCTCGGGCACGGAGCCGAGAGTAAAGCTCCCTGGCACGTCGGATACCTTCTCGCGAGCGTCTTCGGGATGGGGCTGTTGCTGTTGCAGATACTTCGCATCGCACCGTTCGACGGATTCTCTCTCTCGTGGACTCTCGCTGTGGTGAGTGCTACCGTTCTCGGCGTCGTCGTCACCCGGTACGCGCTCGAACGGCCGCCACGGACACCGATAACACCCTGA
- a CDS encoding ATP-grasp domain-containing protein, producing the protein MLVLDAHCRYAVTVIRSLGRRGVDVVAASPLRRSAGAMSKYAAEERQYPSPQRDRDGFLAWLETELREGDYRMVLPVAEATVRPVSEAQERFEPYAVVPLLPYERLLVALDKSKTIRVAKTAGIAHPKTLFLDSPAYDRAVEELGRPLVVKARQGSSRAGVFVCRDQATFEEAFEAAHTPSGAPLVQEYVPDGGERGVYTVYGCDGALLGLTIQHRLRSSHDDGGASTYRETVDDPELQRTARQLLEELEWRGAAMVEFRVDARTGEPKLMEINPRLWGSLALTVEAGVDVPYLLYRTACFGDAEPTLTYDAGVRMRWLLGDVMRVTKTRDRRRVMTEFLSDSADRTGYDVLSLDDPLPFFGSVEAVLRSAYSRAEETLPVAMR; encoded by the coding sequence GTGCTCGTTCTCGACGCTCACTGTCGGTACGCGGTGACGGTGATTCGAAGCCTCGGAAGGCGGGGCGTCGACGTAGTCGCCGCCAGCCCGCTCCGCCGGTCAGCGGGGGCGATGTCGAAGTACGCCGCCGAGGAACGACAGTACCCCTCGCCTCAGCGAGATCGAGACGGGTTTCTCGCGTGGCTGGAGACGGAACTCCGAGAGGGCGACTATCGGATGGTCCTCCCCGTCGCGGAGGCGACCGTTCGGCCCGTGTCGGAGGCCCAGGAGCGGTTCGAGCCGTACGCGGTCGTTCCGTTGCTCCCGTACGAACGGCTGCTCGTCGCCCTCGACAAGTCGAAGACAATTCGCGTAGCCAAGACGGCGGGCATAGCGCACCCGAAAACGTTGTTTCTGGATTCGCCGGCGTACGACCGGGCGGTCGAGGAGCTCGGTCGACCGCTCGTCGTCAAAGCGCGGCAAGGCTCGTCCCGAGCCGGTGTGTTCGTCTGTAGGGACCAAGCGACGTTCGAGGAAGCGTTCGAAGCGGCTCACACGCCCTCCGGCGCGCCGCTCGTTCAAGAGTACGTTCCCGACGGCGGTGAGCGCGGCGTGTACACGGTGTACGGCTGTGACGGCGCGTTGCTCGGACTGACGATACAGCATCGCCTCCGTTCGAGTCACGACGACGGCGGTGCGAGCACGTATCGGGAGACCGTCGACGATCCGGAGTTACAACGGACGGCGAGGCAACTGTTAGAAGAGCTGGAGTGGCGAGGCGCTGCGATGGTCGAGTTCCGCGTCGACGCGCGAACCGGCGAACCGAAACTCATGGAGATAAACCCCCGGCTGTGGGGGAGCCTCGCTCTCACGGTCGAGGCCGGCGTCGACGTCCCGTATCTGCTGTATCGGACCGCGTGTTTCGGCGACGCGGAACCGACGTTGACGTACGACGCCGGCGTTCGGATGCGGTGGCTACTCGGCGACGTGATGCGAGTCACGAAAACGAGGGATCGACGCCGCGTGATGACGGAGTTTCTCTCCGACAGCGCCGACCGGACGGGGTACGACGTTCTCTCGCTCGACGACCCGTTACCGTTCTTCGGCAGCGTCGAGGCGGTACTCAGAAGCGCCTACTCGCGTGCAGAAGAGACGTTACCGGTTGCGATGCGGTAG
- a CDS encoding DegT/DnrJ/EryC1/StrS family aminotransferase: MIPIASPELGPEEQQRVADVIESGYLADGPEVRDFEEEFATYCDADHGVATSNGTTALHAAFEALDVGPGDRVATTPFSFIASANAIRLTGAEPVFLDIDPETYNLDPDALEAALRDGEEIDAVLAVHLYGLPAEMPRFVELADEYEFALVEDAAQAHGARIDGQPVGSFGDAACFSFYPTKNMTTGEGGMVVTNRRDVAEGVAEYINHGRSNAYGGSSSYEHVSVGHNFRLTSLGAAIGRAQLEKLPRFVEARQQNAARLNVLLEESSVTTPYTPDGYEHSFHQYTVRTDDRDGLQETLDDHGVGSGIYYPVPIHQQQPYADLGHTAPNAETAATEALSLPVHPALSADDLEVIADAVLAHGEEVMA; the protein is encoded by the coding sequence ATGATACCAATCGCCAGCCCCGAACTTGGCCCCGAGGAACAGCAACGCGTCGCAGACGTAATCGAGAGCGGGTATCTCGCGGACGGTCCCGAGGTACGCGACTTCGAGGAGGAGTTCGCCACCTACTGCGACGCCGACCACGGCGTCGCCACCTCGAACGGGACGACCGCGCTCCACGCCGCCTTCGAGGCGCTCGACGTCGGCCCCGGAGACCGCGTCGCTACGACGCCGTTTTCGTTCATCGCGAGCGCGAACGCGATTCGGCTCACCGGTGCCGAACCGGTGTTTCTCGACATCGACCCCGAGACGTACAACCTCGACCCCGACGCGCTGGAGGCGGCGCTCCGCGACGGCGAGGAGATCGACGCGGTGCTCGCGGTCCACCTCTACGGCCTTCCGGCGGAGATGCCGCGGTTCGTCGAACTCGCCGACGAGTACGAGTTCGCGCTCGTCGAGGACGCCGCGCAGGCGCACGGCGCGAGAATCGACGGTCAACCGGTCGGCTCCTTCGGCGACGCCGCTTGCTTCTCCTTCTACCCGACGAAGAACATGACGACGGGCGAGGGCGGCATGGTCGTCACGAACCGCCGCGACGTCGCGGAGGGCGTCGCCGAGTACATCAACCACGGACGCTCGAACGCCTACGGCGGGAGCTCCTCCTACGAGCACGTCTCCGTCGGCCACAACTTCCGGCTGACCAGCCTCGGTGCGGCCATCGGACGGGCGCAACTGGAGAAACTGCCCCGCTTCGTCGAAGCGCGCCAGCAGAACGCCGCCCGCCTCAACGTGCTGCTCGAGGAGTCGTCGGTGACCACGCCGTACACGCCCGACGGGTACGAGCACTCCTTCCACCAGTACACCGTCCGGACCGACGACCGAGACGGGCTGCAGGAGACGCTGGACGACCACGGCGTCGGCTCCGGCATCTACTACCCGGTCCCGATTCACCAGCAGCAACCGTACGCGGACCTCGGTCACACGGCACCGAACGCGGAGACGGCCGCCACAGAAGCGCTCTCGCTGCCGGTCCACCCGGCGCTGTCGGCCGACGACCTGGAGGTCATCGCCGACGCTGTCCTCGCCCACGGCGAGGAGGTG